A part of Salmo salar chromosome ssa18, Ssal_v3.1, whole genome shotgun sequence genomic DNA contains:
- the rab1ba gene encoding zRAB1B, member RAS oncogene family a — protein MNPEYDYLFKLLLIGDSGVGKSCLLLRFADDTYTESYISTIGVDFKIRTIELDGKTIKLQIWDTAGQERFRTITSSYYRGAHGIIVVYDVTDQESYNNVKQWLQEIDRYASENVNKLLVGNKCDLTTKKVVDYTTAKEFADSLAIPFLETSAKNATNVEQAFMTMAAEIKKRMGPGATAGGDKPNLKIDSTPVRQSGGGCC, from the exons ATGAATCCAGAATA TGACTACCTGTTCAAGCTCCTCCTTATTGGTGACTCCGGTGTGGGAAAGTCCTGTCTTCTGCTCCGGTTTGCT GATGACACCTACACAGAGAGCTACATCAGCACCATCGGCGTAGACTTCAAGATCCGCACCATCGAGCTGGACGGCAAGACCATCAAACTGCAGATT TGGGACACTGCTGGTCAGGAGAGGTTCCGCACCATCACCTCCAGTTACTACAGGGGTGCCCACGGCATCATCGTGGTCTACGATGTCACAGATCAG GAGTCATACAACAACGTGAAGCAGTGGCTGCAGGAGATCGACCGCTACGCCAGCGAGAACGTCAACAAGCTGTTGGTGGGGAACAAGTGTGACCTCACCACCAAGAAAGTGGTGGACTACACAACAGCCAAG GAGTTTGCCGACTCCCTGGCCATCCCATTCCTGGAGACCAGTGCCAAGAACGCCACCAACGTGGAGCAGGCCTTCATGACCATGGCTGCTGAGATTAAAAAGAGGATGGGACCCGGGGCCACGGCCGGCGGGGACAAGCCCAACCTGAAGATAGACAGCACCCCGGTTAGGCAGTCTGGCGGGGGATGCTGTTAA